The following coding sequences lie in one Populus nigra chromosome 15, ddPopNigr1.1, whole genome shotgun sequence genomic window:
- the LOC133673724 gene encoding LRR receptor-like serine/threonine-protein kinase ERECTA yields the protein MNMALHVYEDITRMTENLSEKYIVGHGASSTVYKFVLKNCRPVAIKRLYSHHPQCLKKFETDLETVGSIKHRNLISLQGYSLSSYGDLLFYDYMENGSLWDLHHERHKD from the exons ATGAATATGGCTCTCCATGTGTATGAGGATATTACGAGGATGACTGAGAATTTGAGTGAGAAGTACATAGTTGGTCATGGTGCCTCAAGCACTGTTTACAAATTTGTCCTGAAAAACTGCAGGCCTGTGGCTATTAAGAGGCTCTATTCTCATCATCCCCAGTGCTTGAAGAAATTCGAGACAGATCTTGAGACAGTAGGGAGCATCAAGCATCGGAATCTAATCAGCCTTCAAGGATACTCCCTGTCATCTTATGGGGACCTTCTTTTCTATGATTATATGGAAAATGGAAGTCTTTGGGATCTTCATCATG AAAGGCACAAAGACTAG
- the LOC133673764 gene encoding protein OXIDATIVE STRESS 3 LIKE 1-like yields MSIAVDSTCNIDMDSTGFPRGRLGCVVTSSVFDSPVGSREEMAEECSPSSLTTSSKSSIGKDSDLSGGGEDGLDENEVQSAYKGALDSMEGLEEVLPIRRGISKFYDGKSKSFTILSDASSSPSIKDIAKPENAFTRKRRNVLAFNHFWEKNRGFPHRNGISKRPISSSKSTLALAVAMSSSESISSASEDSNSTSTSKSPPHLPPLHPRSRASHNNLASLPSPRPSFSPWRSFSLADLQQCGTVNSYCEKTDH; encoded by the exons ATGTCAATAGCAGTAGATAGTACTTGTAATATAGATATGGATTCCACGGGATTTCCACGCGGAAGATTAGGGTGTGTTGTGACGTCCTCGGTGTTTGATTCTCCGGTCGGGAGTCGGGAGGAGATGGCGGAGGAGTGTAGTCCGTCGTCTTTGACGACATCTTCTAAGTCCTCGATCGGAAAAGACAGTGATCTGTCGGGCGGTGGAGAAGATGGGCTGGATGAAAATGAGGTGCAAAGTGCGTATAAAGGGGCCCTTGATTCTATGGAGGGATTAGAGGAGGTTTTGCCTATCag GAGAGGTATATCAAAGTTTTATGATGGAAAATCCAAGTCTTTCACAATTCTGTCCGATGCATCCTCTTCTCCCTCCATTAAAGACATTGCTAAACCAGAGAATGCTTTTACCAGGAAACGCAGAAATGTACTTGCTTTTAATCATTTTTGGGAGAAGAACAGGGGTTTCCCTCACCGAAATGGGATATCAAAGAGACCTATTAGCTCTAGCAAAAGCACATTGGCTTTAGCAGTTGCCATGAGCAGTTCCGAAAGCATTAGCAGTGCTAGTGAGGATTCAAATTCAACTTCAACTTCAAAGTCTCCCCCACATCTACCACCTCTACACCCAAGATCCAGAGCTTCTCATAACAATCTAGCATCATTGCCATCCCCACGACCAAGTTTTTCTCCCTGGCGGTCATTCTCTTTGGCTGATTTACAGCAATGTGGCACGGTAAACTCATATTGTGAAAAAACTGATCATTAA